A stretch of the Lolium perenne isolate Kyuss_39 chromosome 3, Kyuss_2.0, whole genome shotgun sequence genome encodes the following:
- the LOC127344446 gene encoding uncharacterized protein encodes MVNDGAQSAIPAAAEPDVELGHLGGGRRLGGESSGEEEEGSQRFSDAEDRSWHSRQNSAALEDHTSTSAPIRPGAGAGNGEGEGAVGRERKSCVSEGSLDDVDLEAGPAEITKASPDKDELNCRICHLGLENAAAESGAGIVLGCSCKDDLSCAHKQCAETWFKIRGNKICEICGSAACNVVGFGDGEFMEQWNESSNSGATQAPGNEPRRFWQGHRFLNFLLACMVFAFVISWLFHFNVPG; translated from the exons ATGGTGAACGACGGAGCGCAGTCGGCgatccccgccgccgccgagccTGACGTGGAGCTCGGACAcctcggcggcgggaggaggctgGGCGGGGAGAGctccggggaggaggaggaggggagccaGCGCTTCTCGGACGCCGAGGACCGGTCATGGCACTCGCGGCAGAACTCCGCCGCACTCGAGGACCACACCTCGACTTCCGCGCCCATCCGCCCCGGCGCCGGCGCGGGGAACGGGGAAGGCGAGGGCGCGGTCGGGCGGGAGAGAAAGTCGTGCGTGTCGGAGGGCTCGCTGGACGACGTCGACCTGGAGGCGGGGCCGGCCGAGATCACCAAGGCCAGCCCCGACAAGGACGAGCTGAACTGCCGCATCTGCCACCTCGGCCTCGAGAACGCCGCCGCCGAGTCCGGCGCCGGCATCGTGCTCGGCTGCTCCTGCAAGGACGACCTCTCCTGCGCCCACAAGCAGTGCGCCGAGACATGGTTCAAGATCAGGGGCAACAA GATTTGTGAAATCTGCGGCTCAGCCGCATGCAATGTGGTAGGTTTTGGCGACGGGGAGTTCATGGAGCAGTGGAACGAGTCGAGCAACTCCGGGGCTACGCAGGCACCTGGCAACGAGCCGCGGAGGTTTTGGCAGGGCCATCGGTTTCTCAACTTCCTTCTTGCCTGCATGGTGTTTGCTTTCGTTATATCCTGGCTCTTCCACTTCAACGTCCCCGGCTAA
- the LOC127344447 gene encoding phosphatidylinositol:ceramide inositolphosphotransferase, with product MAIYLAREATKLWRKVTAETAVELQLLFEKWRLLLAGIVFQYIHGLAARGVHYLHRPGPLLQDLGFMALPELGQDKGYLSEILFTSIFITFVLWSFHPFIYHSKRFYTVLLWRRVLAFLVASQFLRIVTFYSTQLPGPNYHCREGSKLATLPPPNNVLEVLLINFPRGVLFGCGDLIFSSHMIFTLVFVRTYHKYGSKRLIKLFAWLMAIVQSLLIIASRKHYSVDVVVAWYTVNLVVFFIDKNLPEMPDRTSGSSLLPVSAKDKDDRTKEQLHKPEKDNKMKEELHKLLNGNTVDSTDWRQRGQMNGKHGEDMNHTLTDATPNGA from the exons ATGGCGATTTACCTCGCGCGGGAGGCAACCAAG CTATGGAGGAAGGTGACCGCGGAGACGGCGGTAGAGCTGCAGCTTCTCTTCGAGAAGTGGCGCTTGCTCCTTGCCGGAATTGTGTTTCAG TATATTCACGGATTGGCTGCTCGAGGAGTGCATTACTTGCATCGTCCCGGACCATTACTCCAGGATTTGGGATTTATGGCTCTTCCG GAGCTTGGGCAAGACAAAGGTTATCTTAGTGAGATCTTATTCACTTCCATCTTCATTACATTTGTGTTG TGGAGTTTTCACCCTTTCATTTATCATAGCAAGCGTTTCTACACTGTTCTACTCTGGCGCAGGGTGCTTGCATTTTTAGTT GCTTCACAGTTTCTGCGGATTGTTACATTCTATTCCACTCAGCTTCCTGGTCCAAATTATCACTGTCGCGAG GGCTCGAAACTTGCTACTCTTCCACCACCCAATAATGTTCTTGAAGTGCTTCTAATCAACT TTCCTCGTGGAGTGCTTTTTGGCTGTGGTGATCTGATATTTTCATCTCACATGATCTTTACTCTTGttttcgtgcgcacataccataaATATGGATCCAAAAG GTTGATTAAGCTATTTGCTTGGCTGATGGCCATAGTCCAAAGTCTTCTTATCATTGCTTCTCGCAAGCACTACAGTGTGGATGTTGTTGTTGCCTG GTATACTGTCAATCTGGTCGTATTCTTTATTGACAAGAATCTTCCAG AAATGCCGGATCGTACAAGTGGATCATCTTTGCTTCCAGTCAGCGCAAAAGATAAAGATGACAGGACGAAGGAACAGCTCCACAAGCCTGAGAAGGACAACAAAATGAAGGAGGAGCTCCATAAGTTATTGAATGGAAACACTGTTGATTCTACCGATTGG CGACAACGGGGTCAGATGAACGGAAAGCATGGCGAAGACATGAACCACACGCTCACTGATGCTACTCCCAATGGTGCATGA